The genomic window tccaaacaatTGAAAAGATATTCTCctaatgtttcattttcattatttgtcaACAAAGAATGAgatataagtttttcttttagtttttcgaCAGGCACTTGGCAATCCTTAGCAATTAATTCCAGGGATTTGTCATCCACTCCAAAGAGGGTTTGGTAGTGGTTTAAATTTGCTCTTAGCTTCTCTAGCTCACTGTTGTTGATGCTCTTCAGTACAGGAAAAGCAGCCAAAACACCTTCCTTGAGGGCTTCCAACCAGAGAAGCTGCTTTGAAGTCTTGTACTTCATTTGAATGGCTGCCTCTGTAATATTGGGCAAAGAAAGCATAAAATTGTGGCGCTTTTGAGCAGGAAGATCCTTTATGAGGATGTCCACTAGGCTTGGAAAATCATAGTCAGATAAATTGTGGTTAGAGATTAAGAAAATCTGTGGTTCATCAATTTTATTCTCACGAAAGGTATCCAGATAGGAGTTTCGGATTCGCTGCAGGATCTTTTCTCGGTCAAAAGTACGTGGTTTGCATTTCTTTTCATTATCTATATCAAAGTCCACCTTGGTTCTCACAAAGTAGTAATTCTTTTTCATCAATGTGATTACTTTGGCAAGATCTATTTCATGTTTTGTAAAACGTGTGGCAGAAGCAATAATGAAGAAGTCATACTTTTGGAATTCTACTTTCTTCAGATAATCTTTGGGTGGAAATTTCAGAGTTCCAACACCAGGAAGATCCCAtatattcaaatttttaatttttgggtgTTTGTATGAAGTTATCTTCATAGTTGTCTCTACCACCCCAACTTCAGCTGCATCTGCCTCATCATGTGCCACCTCCCTCAGGGCATTGATGAAGCTGGACTTCCCTGCTCCAGACTCTCCAGTCACAGCAATGTTTATGGGGACATTATCAATGTTTTTTAATACATCTCTGATTATAGAGTTTGCCCCCTGAATGTTTCCATTTTTCAAATGTAGCTCAATTGAATGGATAGTTTCTGGAGAAATGATTTTGCTTTCTGCCTTGATCTTCTTAAAATAGTCGGTGAAGCTGGAAACCAAATCTCCATTGTCTTCCTTCTTAGATGCATCAGAGTTTACCTGACCCATGACTTGGTTGGAAAAGGACCctgaatggaggaagggagagtaAGTTACACTTTCTTCAGTGTGTGCTTTCACATGACTGACAACTTAATCAACCTGTGGCTGGTTTCTCAAACtgaaaaacaactaaaaatgaaGAATAATTGACACCAGTGTTTAATCAGTGCCAAATCTCTAACAATCACataaatctttgttttatttttatggtcaAAAGATGTCAAAAATCCAGCTATTGTATTTggttgaaataatttttaatttgcctagatttacttttcttctgtctttttcgTGATTTGGGGATCATTTTGCAATAATATAAACCTTTTTCACCATTAAAGTCCACGTTAACATCAGTTTTCTCAATACAATATTTCAGAGTCCTCAGGTCATCATTTAGaatcactgttttcttttaaaccctTTGATGTTATGAAAGCAATCTGACTGTAGAATGGAGATTTCCAGTTGCCCTCAATTAAACTCTTAGTTATGGAAACATTAAAAGTTAAGTAcaggaaaataatataaaaatatttatgtgtccTTTAGTCATTGTTAAAAAACTGTCAGAACACTAACAATTGTGTTTCTTCTAACATGACTTGAGTATTCTATATAAAATCCAGGATTTTTCTCCATCTGTGCACACTTCCCTCAGTGCATGCCTCAAATTTTTGGAACTACAAACATCTAGTTTCTCAAATTAAAAACTAAGTAGTAATGAATGTTAATTGACACCAGTGTTTAATTTATGATAAACATCCTTAAAGATCTCataaatatttctctgttttatttttgtttttaaaaaatgtcagtaAGTCAAGCTATTGTACTTGGTTGAAATAATTCTTAATTTGCCTAGATTTacattccttctgtctttttcatttcttgGAACTCACTTCATGAGGAATATAAACTTGAAATAATATAGAATTTCTTTACCCTTAAAGTCCATGATAAAATCCATTCCTTCCATACACTATTTCAGTGTCCTCAAGTTATCATTTAGAGTCACTGTTTTCTTCTCAACCTTTTATTTTATGGAAAGCCCTGGAGATGTAGGCCAGTTGATGGAGAGCTTTCCCAGCCAGATAAGGCCTTGGTTTCAATTCCAGCACCTCATCAAATGTAGGTGCATGTGTATCCCTGTAATTTATTTACTCAGGGAGTTGAGGTAAGAGGGTCAGCACTTCCAGGTCATCCTAGGTACATAGTGAGTTAGATGCTATGCTGTGCTACTTGAGTCCATGTCTTGAAAGAATAAATATCAAatccagaaagatggctcagctaccAGGCCTAAGGACCTGTGTTACAAGGGAaggagccacttgtttgtcccagccacctggctagcttagccctaaaataaccacacagaaattgtattaattaaatcactgcttggcccattagctctagcctcttattagctaactctcacgtcttgatttaatccatttttattaatctatatatcgccacatgacagtggcttaccagcaaagattcagtgtgtctgactctggtggtgaCTCCTTAGTGTCTCTTCCCTACtgtgcctctcttcctcccagcattcagttctttcttccttgcCTACCTAATTCTACCCTaccaactaggccaaggcagtttctttattcattaaccaatgaaagcaaacacaaacagaaggacctcctacaccagaccTGAACTGGATTATTGGGCATTTAAATTAATCAGATCAACTTAGTTCAACAGCAGAGTTTTTCTATTGGCACTGAAATCATGTCATGTTGAGTAAATTCTAAAAGGGACTATAAGCATCCCCATTTCCCTCAGGGAAAGTTCATTAAGGTATACAGCATACATGCTACATACAACATACCTTTGAAATTTGTTGTTACCCTTCTGGGGCCACTACTGTCTGAATCCCAGCCACCCTGTTATCTGTGGCTGTCTTCTAATCTCAGGACTTTGTACTTAGTGACTGCTACCTTGCCATGTTGCTCTTCCTCAGTTATTAACTGGAGAATAACATGGCTATTAACTGTATTACCTTTCTCTAGGTTCTGCTTCAATTTGGCAGAATTGTGATTTATATTCACATTGGGATGTAAACATATACCTGCCGCCATCATCGGCCATCCTCTCATTatgcttctgcctctccacagCACGTGCTACATGTCATGTCTAGGTTTGTTTGCTGTTACTCTCTCACAAAACAATAAACCTCAGGCAGCAGAATGTGCTTTTATTCCCCTCCTCACTTCTTCATCACCAACACACAGGTGTATGGTTAATCATCAGGAAATGAATGAGGAATATGAGGAAAACATTTGATGTTTCTTGTGGACATTTGTGTCTGCTCGGTAGTTCTAAGTGGCCAGTGGGATATTCAAGTATTTAGTACATTCATAAACAGTGAGTGCTAGGAGTCTGGGGAGACTACAAAAATGCTCTAATATAAAACAGAGATCTCTGTAGACTCATACTGTGCCCTTGGCCCTGCACAAGCACGTACAAACTTGCACAGGCAATCCCTGTCTAATCTTAAGGACAAATTGGGGCTGCTGAGCAAGAAACCAGAGCTGTAGAACTTTATTCAAACTGACTACAAATGCAAGCCAGGAAAGGGTGGGTAAAGAGAATGTCCTCAAAGGGAAACCAGAGAAGCTAAACATAGTTAATTAAACACAAAGAACAAGATTGCTATGACACCGCAAACATTACAAAAGGAAACCTGCCTAAATAACAGCTGTCACCTCATCCTGACACAGCTACAGCAGAAACAGCATGCAG from Microtus pennsylvanicus isolate mMicPen1 chromosome 4, mMicPen1.hap1, whole genome shotgun sequence includes these protein-coding regions:
- the LOC142848631 gene encoding interferon-inducible GTPase 1-like; translation: MGQVNSDASKKEDNGDLVSSFTDYFKKIKAESKIISPETIHSIELHLKNGNIQGANSIIRDVLKNIDNVPINIAVTGESGAGKSSFINALREVAHDEADAAEVGVVETTMKITSYKHPKIKNLNIWDLPGVGTLKFPPKDYLKKVEFQKYDFFIIASATRFTKHEIDLAKVITLMKKNYYFVRTKVDFDIDNEKKCKPRTFDREKILQRIRNSYLDTFRENKIDEPQIFLISNHNLSDYDFPSLVDILIKDLPAQKRHNFMLSLPNITEAAIQMKYKTSKQLLWLEALKEGVLAAFPVLKSINNSELEKLRANLNHYQTLFGVDDKSLELIAKDCQVPVEKLKEKLISHSLLTNNENETLGEYLFNCLESFLSVSGGLLATGLYFGKIFYFQFLFLDAVTEDAKVLLREAYSKEYLKFNSPTATDYDNIK